Proteins encoded in a region of the Xylocopa sonorina isolate GNS202 chromosome 1, iyXylSono1_principal, whole genome shotgun sequence genome:
- the Mud gene encoding mushroom body defect isoform X2 has product MKLWTEIILEWLNCLDILETNVKELKELDDGNFYNKLIELFSWKGAEDITDTKHVVIKFLQDEYPKYQFDDKDMEQMEHVYISSLFLLRVSQEPLFYQPMCIKLQHSTQLKIKTFLEMIIPYGRDIEKETLRKIIAEIENDTSEIPVTPKAKILQHYLTSPAVQSSQRHKILTERNRELRMLRTELEVERFEKIDLQEDLRIQQNRIQNLHAKLKEKTAEIKALREEKMMSKTPQSAKKCKETLSSERYYKKEIDHLENQLIQKQCEIDKLETDNDSLTKKLTCVEKQCIYFKEKTENYEKALKDIQIQMEVKDNELMNLKMTNEELYTHLNELNKTSVEEKSFEIDEVVPLHSLSTSLNNSEILSSVIEIQLQEAKKESASLKNQLDTANKKLEFTNFEYENTVQLLEEKTQLLQNTETKFNETINNLNVKIESLQKEQDSLKSQNKSLEELCNSQKESLLNVEGLKNALTTIVTTLKEKIEYLEKSLCNQNIDNDKLNSELEEVKSQMHENLKSIQNLTDQNNLYKTSIDLYNKNLKEIAIYYLESDCIEDNNLDNKTTTELIEHLQTILCNFNKKYTLKEAELQSLNNTIDEAKLELKECQSQIFNLEEKDKHNITEISKLKETATESAIKINELATIIEHNSTEISHLKEIKLHKEALEKDLSECKEEIKNRNLLVQAIVIYIKRLKENIQAFKTEFYLMKKDIVNRINEYQKQNQETSECVLNAYNKLYVNYTQEQLHQSQLKDELANNEKNLKDSKNLNITLQNEVIKNKETINNLETELINTKEKLTESAQKLVKLEKTKDVFEKQYNDLKFENEKILLCLNDINDKLKVFQEKACNMSEQLKVKDEKIGSLVEEIASIKLEKDRVVHLQMENEAELKNFIKIIETKLLEKQHYLDQLSTEVKLKEKTSALVQDKFEKLSKETIASEIKLKEVITSLQEVRTNQDAVLVTQEKALQEKCFQLEQFQKEFNESKEVLRKQLETEKVLSHNLQSTNSELQMQSYKQKRVIEELQETLKKVRNELNESKEYCKNEEAQKLEIVEVCAKLQHLINDLKLTVVKASTKNENSGADILSDTQYNNDTDKTDNILKTLRTSVTEIYAIRTLILDSLNETLKNQKLIVDNYDTKCEEIKLLKIKVEELNSLKEKHVKRVNTLLKHKESLNDHLKNIIKSRENLDTLLAGLKQKWDKLLTNSHDIFMMDKSICDDLKHIYAEKMYLENTLFKHYIYHFQNMKPLQTILWNQFLWTEQRLSDSYLKTENAEEILNGSPDVFSDEKIVIEAELCKNEALQQDIVQLQNKVADFSNLITSFENKLKSNEIELQSESEKKLHSRIDELTEDKNHLESKLNCARIKNAKLESDIDELRIKIQEMKVTSLKELEDLGKELMELKEEKLKLKEEMYELSKRPRKEDVDNQLKDIHDKYKVKVDEIKQNMKIAYSEQIAKMNKEQEQLVESLQRKMELQCRKQADELSKYKAHVAVMSSQFWNVGEKLLGEQQEKEKLRKELIDLKSKYQSFDKKLVSSIEHKTSKHEKRDLVGENKEVLQKISVTHEKTTYERRCSIRSIQTMGNAFHAEDEEGEVFNNTYLDRLSILKKRNALCKPHLKSSYPAETQFNPTPFTEEEIKAGSVAEDMFNDSLSQSLLPEQKTRKKDRTQTSYKKPGPPTPSKNGGRLSLQGNEIKSPNSRILKERNKERATATPRKLKSLFTSRRQDENVIVTPRNRRRSSIFRKYYSGNDR; this is encoded by the exons ATGAAACTATGGACTGAAATTATATTGGAATGG CTAAATTGTTTGGACATCTTAGAAACGAATGTCAAAGAATTAAAAGAGTTGGACGATGGAAATTTTTACAACAAATTAATAGAATTATT ttCTTGGAAAGGTGCTGAAGACATTACAGATACAAAACACGTTGTAATCAAGTTCCTGCAAG ATGAATACCCAAAATACCAATTTGATGATAAAGATATGGAGCAAATGGAACATGTCTACATTTCGTCTTTATTTTTATTACGTGTATCTCAAGAGCCATTATTTTATCAACCAATGTGTATTAAATTACAACACAGTACACAACTTAAAATTAAAACCTTTCTTGAGATGATAATTCCGTATGGGAGAGACATAGAAAAGGAAacattaagaaaaataattgctGAAATAGAGAACGATACTTCAGAGATACCTGTAACCCCAAAAGCAAAAATTCTGCAACATTATTTGACTTCTCCTGCGGTACAATCTTCTCAGAGGCATAAGATATTAACCGAAAGAAATAGAGAACTAAGAATGTTAAGAACCGAACTGGAAGTAGAGAGATTCGAGAAAATTGATTTGCAAGAGGATTTACGAATTCAACAAAATAgaatacaaaatttacatgcaaAATTGAAGGAGAAAACTGCAGAGATAAAGGCTTtaagagaagaaaaaatgaTGTCAAAAACTCCACAATCTGCTAAAAAATGTAAAGAGACACTAAGCTCTGAGCGATATTATAAGAAGGAAATAGATCATTTGGAAAACCAATTAATACAAAAGCAGTGTGAAATAGATAAACTGGAAACAGATAATGATAGTCTAACGAAAAAATTGACATGTGTGGAAAAGCAGTGTATATATTTTAAAGAAAAAACAGAAAATTATGAGAAGGCTTTAAAAGACATACAAATTCAAATGGAAGTTAAAGACAATGAACTGATGAACCTAAAAATGACCAATGAAGAATTATATACTCATTTAAATGAGCTTAACAAGACATcagttgaagaaaaaagttttgAAATTGATGAAGTAGTACCTTTACATTCACTTTCGACATCTTTAAACAATAGCGAGATTTTAAGTTCTGTAATTGAGATTCAGTTGCAAGAGGCAAAAAAAGAATCTGCCTCGCTAAAAAATCAACTTGATACTGCTAATAAAAAATTAGAATTCACAAATTTTGAGTATGAAAATACAGTCCAATTGTTGGAGGAAAAAACGCAGCTGTTACAAAACACAGAAACCAAATTTAATGAAacgataaataatttaaatgtaaaaattGAGTCTTTGCAAAAAGAACAAGACTCCTTAAAAAGTCAAAATAAAAGTTTAGAAGAATTATGCAACTCACAAAAAGAATCTTTATTAAATGTTGAAGGGTTAAAAAATGCTTTAACTACTATAGTAACTActttaaaagaaaaaattgaATATTTAGAAAAGTCCTTGTGCAATCAAAATATTGATAATGATAAATTGAACAGTGAACTTGAAGAAGTTAAATCACAAATGCATGAAAATCTTAAATCTATTCAGAATTTAACAGACCAAAATAATTTGTATAAAACTTCTATTGACTTGTATAATAAAAATTTGAAAGAAATTGCAATTTATTATTTAGAGAGTGATTGTATAGAAGATAATAATTTAGACAATAAAACAACTACTGAACTTatagaacatctgcaaacaatattatgtAATTTTAACAAAAAATATACTTTGAAAGAAGCGGAATtacaatcattaaataatacgaTCGACGAAGCGAAATTAGAGCTGAAGGAATGTCAGTCGCAAATATTTAATTTGGAAGAAAAAGACAAGCATAATATTACTGAGATATCCAAATTGAAGGAAACTGCAACAGAAAGTGCAATTAAAATTAATGAACTTGCTACCATTATAGAACACAATTCTacagaaatttcgcacttaaaaGAAATTAAGCTTcataaagaagctttagaaaaggATTTGAGCGAGTGCAAAGAGGAAATAAAAAACAGAAATTTACTAGTACAGGctattgttatttatataaaaagATTAAAGGAAAATATCCAAGCTTTCAAAACAGAATTTTATCTAATGAAGAAAGATATAGTTAATCGAATAAATGAATACCAAAAGCAAAATCAAGAGACTAGTGAATGTGTTTTAAATGCATATAATAAACTGTATGTTAATTATACACAAGAACAACTTCATCAAAGTCAACTTAAAGATGAACTTGCTAATAATGAAAAGAATTTAAAAGATAGCAAGAATCTAAATATTACATTGCAAAATGAAGTAATAAAAAATAAGGAAACAATAAATAATTTGGAAACAGAGTTGATAAATACTAAAGAAAAGTTAACAGAATCCGCGCAAAAATTGGTAAAACTTGAAAAAACGAAAGACGTATTTGAGAAACAGTATAACGATCTCAAATTTGAAAATGAGAAAATTTTACTTTGCTTAAATGATATAAATGATAAGCTTAAAGTATTTCAGGAGAAGGCGTGTAATATGTCGGAGCAATTAAAAGTCAAGGATGAAAAAATTGGTAGTTTAGTTGAAGAAATTGCTTCGATAAAATTAGAAAAGGATCGTGTAGTACATTTACAAATGGAAAATGAAGCTGAGTTAAAAAATTTCATAAAAATAATAGAAACGAAACTGCTAGAAAAACAACACTACTTAGATCAATTAAGTACAGAAgtaaaattaaaagaaaagacATCGGCGCTCGTGCAggataaatttgaaaaattatcgAAAGAAACAATCGCTTCTGAAATAAAACTGAAAGAAGTAATTACGAGTTTACAGGAAGTAAGAACTAATCAAGATGCAGTTTTAGTAACACAAGAGAAAGCTTTACAAGAGAAATGTTTTCAATTGGAGCAGtttcaaaaagaattcaatgaaTCGAAAGAAGTCCTTCGGAAACAACTGGAAACCGAGAAAGTACTGTCGCACAATCTGCAAAGTACAAATTCCGAATTGCAAATGCAATCGTACAAACAAAAAAGAGTGATAGAGGAATTACAGGAAACGTTGAAAAAAGTGAGAAATGAACTTAATGAAAGTAAAGAATACTGCAAAAACGAAGAAGCACAAAAATTAGAAATTGTAGAAGTTTGTGCAAAATTACAACATTTAATAAACGACTTGAAATTAACAGTTGTAAAAGCTAGTACAAAAAATGAAAATTCTGGTGCTGATATTTTATCCGATACTCAATATAATAATGATACTGATAAAACTGATAATATTCTAAAAACGCTGAGAACATCTGTTACTGAAATATATGCAATACGAACATTAATTTTGGATTCTTTAAATGAAACTCTGAAAAATCAAAAACTAATTGTAGATAACTATGATACGAAATGTGAAGAAATCAAATTGCTGAAAATTAAAGTAGAAGAATTAAACAGTTTGAAAGAAAAACATGTAAAACGTGTAAATACTCTTCTGAAGCACAAGGAATCATTGAATGATCACTTAAAGAACATTATAAAGTCGAGAGAAAATTTAGATACATTATTAGCTGGATTAAAACAAAAATGGGATAAATTATTAACAAACTCCCATGACATTTTTATGATGGACAAATCTATATGTGATGACTTAAAGCATATATATGCTGAAAAAATGTACCTGGAAAATACATTATTTAAGCATTATATTTATCACTTTCAAAATATGAAACCTTTGCAAACTATTTTATGGAATCAATTTTTGTGGACTGAGCAAAGACTAAGCGATTCATACTTGAAAACCGAAAATGCAGAAGAGATATTAAACGGTTCTCCAGACGTCTTTTCCGATGAGAAAATAGTAATTGAAGCGGAATTATGTAAAAATGAAGCACTGCAACAAGATATTGTTCAACTTCAGAATAAAGTAGCTGATTTTTCAAACTTAATTACTTCTTTTGAAAATAAACTGAAGTCTAACGAAATAGAGCTGCAATCTGAATCAGAGAAAAAGTTACACTCGAGAATTGATGAGCTAACGGAAGATAAGAACCATTTAGAGAGTAAATTAAACTGTGCGCGTATAAAAAATGCAaaattggaaagtgacattgatgAGCTCAGGATTAAGATACAAGAAATGAAAGTAACATCATTGAAGGAACTTGAAGATTTGGGGAAAGAATTAATGGAATTAAAAGAAGAGAAACTAAAACTCAAAGAAGAAATGTACGAGCTAAGCAAGCGACCAAGGAAGGAAGATGTTGACAACCAGCTAAAAGAtattcatgataaatataaagTTAAAGTAGATGAAATTAAACAAAATATG AAAATAGCATATAGTGAGCAAATAGCAAAGATGAATAAAGAGCAGGAACAGTTGGTTGAGTCATTGCAACGAAAAATGGAGTTACAGTGTCGCAAGCAGGCAGatgaattaagtaaatacaaggCACATGTTGCTGTTATGAGCTCGCAGTTTTGGAATGTTGGAGAAAAATTATTAGGCGAACAACAGGAGAAAGAAAAATTACGGAAAGAACTAATCGACCTGAAAAGCAAATATCAAAGTTTCGATAAGAAACTTGTTTCGTCGATAGAACATAAAACTTCCAA ACACGAGAAAAGGGACTTGGTAGGAGAGAATAAAGAAGTTTTACAGAAAATTTCAGTGACGCATGAGAAAACAACGTATGAAAGAAGATGCAGTATTAGAAGTATACAAACGATGGGCAATGCATTTCATGCAGAGGATGAAGAGGGAGAAGTATTTAATAATACTTACTTAG ATAGATTATCTATTCTGAAAAAAAGAAATGCGCTTTGCAAACCACATTTAAAATCGTCTTATCCTGCTGAAACGCAATTTAATCCTACACCATTTACGGAAGAAGAAATTAAA GCTGGATCAGTAGCAGAAGATATGTTTAATGATAGTTTGAGTCAGAGTTTGCTTCCTGAACAGAAAACTAGGAAAAAGGATAGAACTCAG ACATCGTATAAAAAACCTGGACCTCCAACTCCCAGTAAAAATGGAGGAAGATTATCGTTACAG GGCAATGAAATAAAAAGTCCAAATTCAAGGATattaaaagaaagaaataaagaGAGAGCAACGGCTACACCACGTAAATTGAAAAGTTTATTTACTTCACGGCGCCAAGATGAA AATGTTATAGTTACACCAAGAAATCGTAGAAGAAGTAGCATTTTTCGTAAATATTATAGTGGGAATGATAGATAA
- the Mud gene encoding mushroom body defect isoform X1, with translation MKLWTEIILEWLNCLDILETNVKELKELDDGNFYNKLIELFSWKGAEDITDTKHVVIKFLQDEYPKYQFDDKDMEQMEHVYISSLFLLRVSQEPLFYQPMCIKLQHSTQLKIKTFLEMIIPYGRDIEKETLRKIIAEIENDTSEIPVTPKAKILQHYLTSPAVQSSQRHKILTERNRELRMLRTELEVERFEKIDLQEDLRIQQNRIQNLHAKLKEKTAEIKALREEKMMSKTPQSAKKCKETLSSERYYKKEIDHLENQLIQKQCEIDKLETDNDSLTKKLTCVEKQCIYFKEKTENYEKALKDIQIQMEVKDNELMNLKMTNEELYTHLNELNKTSVEEKSFEIDEVVPLHSLSTSLNNSEILSSVIEIQLQEAKKESASLKNQLDTANKKLEFTNFEYENTVQLLEEKTQLLQNTETKFNETINNLNVKIESLQKEQDSLKSQNKSLEELCNSQKESLLNVEGLKNALTTIVTTLKEKIEYLEKSLCNQNIDNDKLNSELEEVKSQMHENLKSIQNLTDQNNLYKTSIDLYNKNLKEIAIYYLESDCIEDNNLDNKTTTELIEHLQTILCNFNKKYTLKEAELQSLNNTIDEAKLELKECQSQIFNLEEKDKHNITEISKLKETATESAIKINELATIIEHNSTEISHLKEIKLHKEALEKDLSECKEEIKNRNLLVQAIVIYIKRLKENIQAFKTEFYLMKKDIVNRINEYQKQNQETSECVLNAYNKLYVNYTQEQLHQSQLKDELANNEKNLKDSKNLNITLQNEVIKNKETINNLETELINTKEKLTESAQKLVKLEKTKDVFEKQYNDLKFENEKILLCLNDINDKLKVFQEKACNMSEQLKVKDEKIGSLVEEIASIKLEKDRVVHLQMENEAELKNFIKIIETKLLEKQHYLDQLSTEVKLKEKTSALVQDKFEKLSKETIASEIKLKEVITSLQEVRTNQDAVLVTQEKALQEKCFQLEQFQKEFNESKEVLRKQLETEKVLSHNLQSTNSELQMQSYKQKRVIEELQETLKKVRNELNESKEYCKNEEAQKLEIVEVCAKLQHLINDLKLTVVKASTKNENSGADILSDTQYNNDTDKTDNILKTLRTSVTEIYAIRTLILDSLNETLKNQKLIVDNYDTKCEEIKLLKIKVEELNSLKEKHVKRVNTLLKHKESLNDHLKNIIKSRENLDTLLAGLKQKWDKLLTNSHDIFMMDKSICDDLKHIYAEKMYLENTLFKHYIYHFQNMKPLQTILWNQFLWTEQRLSDSYLKTENAEEILNGSPDVFSDEKIVIEAELCKNEALQQDIVQLQNKVADFSNLITSFENKLKSNEIELQSESEKKLHSRIDELTEDKNHLESKLNCARIKNAKLESDIDELRIKIQEMKVTSLKELEDLGKELMELKEEKLKLKEEMYELSKRPRKEDVDNQLKDIHDKYKVKVDEIKQNMKIAYSEQIAKMNKEQEQLVESLQRKMELQCRKQADELSKYKAHVAVMSSQFWNVGEKLLGEQQEKEKLRKELIDLKSKYQSFDKKLVSSIEHKTSKHEKRDLVGENKEVLQKISVTHEKTTYERRCSIRSIQTMGNAFHAEDEEGEVFNNTYLADMKDGNSSSSVDVDRLSILKKRNALCKPHLKSSYPAETQFNPTPFTEEEIKAGSVAEDMFNDSLSQSLLPEQKTRKKDRTQTSYKKPGPPTPSKNGGRLSLQGNEIKSPNSRILKERNKERATATPRKLKSLFTSRRQDENVIVTPRNRRRSSIFRKYYSGNDR, from the exons ATGAAACTATGGACTGAAATTATATTGGAATGG CTAAATTGTTTGGACATCTTAGAAACGAATGTCAAAGAATTAAAAGAGTTGGACGATGGAAATTTTTACAACAAATTAATAGAATTATT ttCTTGGAAAGGTGCTGAAGACATTACAGATACAAAACACGTTGTAATCAAGTTCCTGCAAG ATGAATACCCAAAATACCAATTTGATGATAAAGATATGGAGCAAATGGAACATGTCTACATTTCGTCTTTATTTTTATTACGTGTATCTCAAGAGCCATTATTTTATCAACCAATGTGTATTAAATTACAACACAGTACACAACTTAAAATTAAAACCTTTCTTGAGATGATAATTCCGTATGGGAGAGACATAGAAAAGGAAacattaagaaaaataattgctGAAATAGAGAACGATACTTCAGAGATACCTGTAACCCCAAAAGCAAAAATTCTGCAACATTATTTGACTTCTCCTGCGGTACAATCTTCTCAGAGGCATAAGATATTAACCGAAAGAAATAGAGAACTAAGAATGTTAAGAACCGAACTGGAAGTAGAGAGATTCGAGAAAATTGATTTGCAAGAGGATTTACGAATTCAACAAAATAgaatacaaaatttacatgcaaAATTGAAGGAGAAAACTGCAGAGATAAAGGCTTtaagagaagaaaaaatgaTGTCAAAAACTCCACAATCTGCTAAAAAATGTAAAGAGACACTAAGCTCTGAGCGATATTATAAGAAGGAAATAGATCATTTGGAAAACCAATTAATACAAAAGCAGTGTGAAATAGATAAACTGGAAACAGATAATGATAGTCTAACGAAAAAATTGACATGTGTGGAAAAGCAGTGTATATATTTTAAAGAAAAAACAGAAAATTATGAGAAGGCTTTAAAAGACATACAAATTCAAATGGAAGTTAAAGACAATGAACTGATGAACCTAAAAATGACCAATGAAGAATTATATACTCATTTAAATGAGCTTAACAAGACATcagttgaagaaaaaagttttgAAATTGATGAAGTAGTACCTTTACATTCACTTTCGACATCTTTAAACAATAGCGAGATTTTAAGTTCTGTAATTGAGATTCAGTTGCAAGAGGCAAAAAAAGAATCTGCCTCGCTAAAAAATCAACTTGATACTGCTAATAAAAAATTAGAATTCACAAATTTTGAGTATGAAAATACAGTCCAATTGTTGGAGGAAAAAACGCAGCTGTTACAAAACACAGAAACCAAATTTAATGAAacgataaataatttaaatgtaaaaattGAGTCTTTGCAAAAAGAACAAGACTCCTTAAAAAGTCAAAATAAAAGTTTAGAAGAATTATGCAACTCACAAAAAGAATCTTTATTAAATGTTGAAGGGTTAAAAAATGCTTTAACTACTATAGTAACTActttaaaagaaaaaattgaATATTTAGAAAAGTCCTTGTGCAATCAAAATATTGATAATGATAAATTGAACAGTGAACTTGAAGAAGTTAAATCACAAATGCATGAAAATCTTAAATCTATTCAGAATTTAACAGACCAAAATAATTTGTATAAAACTTCTATTGACTTGTATAATAAAAATTTGAAAGAAATTGCAATTTATTATTTAGAGAGTGATTGTATAGAAGATAATAATTTAGACAATAAAACAACTACTGAACTTatagaacatctgcaaacaatattatgtAATTTTAACAAAAAATATACTTTGAAAGAAGCGGAATtacaatcattaaataatacgaTCGACGAAGCGAAATTAGAGCTGAAGGAATGTCAGTCGCAAATATTTAATTTGGAAGAAAAAGACAAGCATAATATTACTGAGATATCCAAATTGAAGGAAACTGCAACAGAAAGTGCAATTAAAATTAATGAACTTGCTACCATTATAGAACACAATTCTacagaaatttcgcacttaaaaGAAATTAAGCTTcataaagaagctttagaaaaggATTTGAGCGAGTGCAAAGAGGAAATAAAAAACAGAAATTTACTAGTACAGGctattgttatttatataaaaagATTAAAGGAAAATATCCAAGCTTTCAAAACAGAATTTTATCTAATGAAGAAAGATATAGTTAATCGAATAAATGAATACCAAAAGCAAAATCAAGAGACTAGTGAATGTGTTTTAAATGCATATAATAAACTGTATGTTAATTATACACAAGAACAACTTCATCAAAGTCAACTTAAAGATGAACTTGCTAATAATGAAAAGAATTTAAAAGATAGCAAGAATCTAAATATTACATTGCAAAATGAAGTAATAAAAAATAAGGAAACAATAAATAATTTGGAAACAGAGTTGATAAATACTAAAGAAAAGTTAACAGAATCCGCGCAAAAATTGGTAAAACTTGAAAAAACGAAAGACGTATTTGAGAAACAGTATAACGATCTCAAATTTGAAAATGAGAAAATTTTACTTTGCTTAAATGATATAAATGATAAGCTTAAAGTATTTCAGGAGAAGGCGTGTAATATGTCGGAGCAATTAAAAGTCAAGGATGAAAAAATTGGTAGTTTAGTTGAAGAAATTGCTTCGATAAAATTAGAAAAGGATCGTGTAGTACATTTACAAATGGAAAATGAAGCTGAGTTAAAAAATTTCATAAAAATAATAGAAACGAAACTGCTAGAAAAACAACACTACTTAGATCAATTAAGTACAGAAgtaaaattaaaagaaaagacATCGGCGCTCGTGCAggataaatttgaaaaattatcgAAAGAAACAATCGCTTCTGAAATAAAACTGAAAGAAGTAATTACGAGTTTACAGGAAGTAAGAACTAATCAAGATGCAGTTTTAGTAACACAAGAGAAAGCTTTACAAGAGAAATGTTTTCAATTGGAGCAGtttcaaaaagaattcaatgaaTCGAAAGAAGTCCTTCGGAAACAACTGGAAACCGAGAAAGTACTGTCGCACAATCTGCAAAGTACAAATTCCGAATTGCAAATGCAATCGTACAAACAAAAAAGAGTGATAGAGGAATTACAGGAAACGTTGAAAAAAGTGAGAAATGAACTTAATGAAAGTAAAGAATACTGCAAAAACGAAGAAGCACAAAAATTAGAAATTGTAGAAGTTTGTGCAAAATTACAACATTTAATAAACGACTTGAAATTAACAGTTGTAAAAGCTAGTACAAAAAATGAAAATTCTGGTGCTGATATTTTATCCGATACTCAATATAATAATGATACTGATAAAACTGATAATATTCTAAAAACGCTGAGAACATCTGTTACTGAAATATATGCAATACGAACATTAATTTTGGATTCTTTAAATGAAACTCTGAAAAATCAAAAACTAATTGTAGATAACTATGATACGAAATGTGAAGAAATCAAATTGCTGAAAATTAAAGTAGAAGAATTAAACAGTTTGAAAGAAAAACATGTAAAACGTGTAAATACTCTTCTGAAGCACAAGGAATCATTGAATGATCACTTAAAGAACATTATAAAGTCGAGAGAAAATTTAGATACATTATTAGCTGGATTAAAACAAAAATGGGATAAATTATTAACAAACTCCCATGACATTTTTATGATGGACAAATCTATATGTGATGACTTAAAGCATATATATGCTGAAAAAATGTACCTGGAAAATACATTATTTAAGCATTATATTTATCACTTTCAAAATATGAAACCTTTGCAAACTATTTTATGGAATCAATTTTTGTGGACTGAGCAAAGACTAAGCGATTCATACTTGAAAACCGAAAATGCAGAAGAGATATTAAACGGTTCTCCAGACGTCTTTTCCGATGAGAAAATAGTAATTGAAGCGGAATTATGTAAAAATGAAGCACTGCAACAAGATATTGTTCAACTTCAGAATAAAGTAGCTGATTTTTCAAACTTAATTACTTCTTTTGAAAATAAACTGAAGTCTAACGAAATAGAGCTGCAATCTGAATCAGAGAAAAAGTTACACTCGAGAATTGATGAGCTAACGGAAGATAAGAACCATTTAGAGAGTAAATTAAACTGTGCGCGTATAAAAAATGCAaaattggaaagtgacattgatgAGCTCAGGATTAAGATACAAGAAATGAAAGTAACATCATTGAAGGAACTTGAAGATTTGGGGAAAGAATTAATGGAATTAAAAGAAGAGAAACTAAAACTCAAAGAAGAAATGTACGAGCTAAGCAAGCGACCAAGGAAGGAAGATGTTGACAACCAGCTAAAAGAtattcatgataaatataaagTTAAAGTAGATGAAATTAAACAAAATATG AAAATAGCATATAGTGAGCAAATAGCAAAGATGAATAAAGAGCAGGAACAGTTGGTTGAGTCATTGCAACGAAAAATGGAGTTACAGTGTCGCAAGCAGGCAGatgaattaagtaaatacaaggCACATGTTGCTGTTATGAGCTCGCAGTTTTGGAATGTTGGAGAAAAATTATTAGGCGAACAACAGGAGAAAGAAAAATTACGGAAAGAACTAATCGACCTGAAAAGCAAATATCAAAGTTTCGATAAGAAACTTGTTTCGTCGATAGAACATAAAACTTCCAA ACACGAGAAAAGGGACTTGGTAGGAGAGAATAAAGAAGTTTTACAGAAAATTTCAGTGACGCATGAGAAAACAACGTATGAAAGAAGATGCAGTATTAGAAGTATACAAACGATGGGCAATGCATTTCATGCAGAGGATGAAGAGGGAGAAGTATTTAATAATACTTACTTAG CTGATATGAAAGATGGCAATTCTTCATCTAGTGTTGACGTAGATAGATTATCTATTCTGAAAAAAAGAAATGCGCTTTGCAAACCACATTTAAAATCGTCTTATCCTGCTGAAACGCAATTTAATCCTACACCATTTACGGAAGAAGAAATTAAA GCTGGATCAGTAGCAGAAGATATGTTTAATGATAGTTTGAGTCAGAGTTTGCTTCCTGAACAGAAAACTAGGAAAAAGGATAGAACTCAG ACATCGTATAAAAAACCTGGACCTCCAACTCCCAGTAAAAATGGAGGAAGATTATCGTTACAG GGCAATGAAATAAAAAGTCCAAATTCAAGGATattaaaagaaagaaataaagaGAGAGCAACGGCTACACCACGTAAATTGAAAAGTTTATTTACTTCACGGCGCCAAGATGAA AATGTTATAGTTACACCAAGAAATCGTAGAAGAAGTAGCATTTTTCGTAAATATTATAGTGGGAATGATAGATAA